The sequence GGAGGTCGCGGCACTGGTCACCGACTTCGACCTCAACGTCCTCGGCGAGGGGATCGACGTGATCATCAAGCCGCCCCAGGCGGCGCTGGACCAGATGATCGACTTCGTCCGCACCATGCACGTGACCTCGGGCCTGCTCGAGGAGCTCGAGGGCGGGACCACGATGGCCGAGGCCGAGCAGCAGGTGCTGGCCTACATCAAGGAGCACTGCCCCGACGGGAGCCGCCCGCCGCTGGGCGGCAACACGGTGGCCACCGACCGCGCGTTCCTGGCCCGGGACATGCCCGAGCTGGAGGGCTTCCTCCACTACCGCAACGTCGACGTGTCCTCGATCAAGGAGCTGGCGCGACGCTGGTATCCGCGCACCTACTTCGCGGCGCCGGCCAAGCGCGGCAACCACCGCGCGCTCGCCGACATCCAGGAGAGCATCGAGGAGCTGCGCTACTACCGCGAGGCGGTCTTCGTCCCCCAGCCCGGTCTCGACAGCGCTGCGGCCCGCGAGATCGCGGCCCGTCACGCCGGCACGATCACCGGTCTCGCACCCGATTCCGACACCACGGCCTGATTGCCCTACACTTCTCATCGGCC comes from Nocardioides piscis and encodes:
- the orn gene encoding oligoribonuclease, producing MTGLDLGADALVEVAALVTDFDLNVLGEGIDVIIKPPQAALDQMIDFVRTMHVTSGLLEELEGGTTMAEAEQQVLAYIKEHCPDGSRPPLGGNTVATDRAFLARDMPELEGFLHYRNVDVSSIKELARRWYPRTYFAAPAKRGNHRALADIQESIEELRYYREAVFVPQPGLDSAAAREIAARHAGTITGLAPDSDTTA